The following are encoded together in the Gammaproteobacteria bacterium genome:
- a CDS encoding 5-methyltetrahydropteroyltriglutamate--homocysteine S-methyltransferase → MLDKKPIFRADHVGSLLRPQAVKDARKACLEDGSIDSAALAQVEDEAIRQAVVIQQSAGLKAVTDGEYRRSFWHYDFMGHLTGFELVERDHGLKFSGAVLRPIFPTIPGKLDFPDDHPMLAHFSYLASVADVQPKISIPGPSCCHFRTAAADILPAEYTDLDVLFADITATYAKAVKAFYTAGCRYLQMDDIFFAYLCDPKIRAEKAEQGLDPDWLVSRYAQMMREAIQDRPSDMTIAMHVCRGNFQSTWMAEGAYDPVADAVFNQTGIDVFFLEYDTERAGGLAPLRLLPKGSQRIMVGFITTKKGELESPDTLRRKFDEASKHADLDQLGIAPQCGFASTEEGNKLTEDEQRRKLELVTATAERIWGSV, encoded by the coding sequence ATGCTAGACAAGAAACCTATCTTTAGAGCCGATCATGTCGGTAGCTTGTTGCGGCCGCAGGCGGTGAAAGACGCCCGAAAGGCTTGCCTTGAGGATGGCAGCATCGATTCTGCGGCCCTGGCGCAGGTCGAAGACGAGGCCATTCGCCAAGCCGTCGTCATACAGCAATCGGCTGGACTCAAGGCAGTCACTGACGGTGAGTACCGGCGCTCGTTCTGGCACTATGACTTCATGGGCCACCTGACCGGTTTCGAGCTGGTTGAACGTGACCACGGCCTTAAGTTCTCGGGGGCGGTCCTTCGGCCGATATTTCCCACGATCCCAGGAAAACTAGATTTTCCCGACGATCACCCCATGCTGGCACATTTTTCATACCTGGCGTCGGTCGCTGACGTGCAACCGAAAATCTCTATACCAGGCCCGAGCTGCTGCCATTTTCGGACGGCTGCGGCAGACATCCTGCCTGCGGAATACACCGATCTTGACGTCTTATTCGCTGATATCACGGCAACCTACGCGAAAGCGGTCAAGGCTTTTTATACCGCAGGCTGTCGGTATCTCCAAATGGACGACATCTTTTTTGCCTACCTGTGCGATCCCAAGATCAGAGCCGAAAAAGCAGAACAAGGACTTGATCCGGACTGGCTGGTCTCACGCTACGCCCAGATGATGCGGGAGGCCATCCAGGACAGACCGTCTGACATGACCATCGCCATGCACGTTTGCCGTGGAAATTTCCAGTCGACCTGGATGGCAGAGGGCGCCTACGACCCAGTGGCCGATGCGGTGTTTAATCAGACTGGGATCGATGTGTTTTTTCTGGAGTACGACACAGAACGGGCGGGTGGCCTCGCACCATTGCGGCTGCTGCCAAAAGGTAGCCAGCGGATAATGGTCGGCTTCATCACGACCAAAAAGGGGGAACTTGAAAGCCCCGACACCCTGCGCCGAAAATTTGACGAGGCATCGAAACACGCCGACCTTGATCAGCTCGGCATCGCGCCGCAATGTGGCTTCGCCTCGACCGAAGAGGGCAACAAGCTGACTGAAGACGAACAAAGACGAAAACTCGAACTGGTGACAGCAACAGCTGAACGGATTTGGGGTAGTGTCTGA
- a CDS encoding PEP/pyruvate-binding domain-containing protein: protein MPPKRDADGERMTDTSDSPQAPPVTVVLSTIEATDPALVGPKMVHVDWLRRWGAPVPEAFCITTGAFKIFLDHNALAPSLAAAESSWADGNDTDLKQASLLCRQKLLAAAMPSNIEQSLNSAYRALAGTEDDAELPVAVRSSASGEDSKEASFAGQYESFLNIQGPGPLVNAVRQVWASLFSERAMRYRRRSGTPFGETPMAVIVMSMVPAHCAGVAFSADPVTGKQDRIIIEGCWGYGEAVVQGVTVPDRIAVDKEDQRILDYRIGSKQIHSAIDPSTGTVGEFKTDPERQTEPCLTSAEVIQIATEVSRLERQIGTPVDTEWVLTNAGQLFFVQLRPITSLPDPAPQSTVSTLRAAGRWRRDRNNK from the coding sequence GTGCCCCCTAAACGCGATGCCGATGGCGAGCGTATGACCGACACATCGGACAGCCCTCAAGCACCGCCGGTCACTGTCGTGCTCAGCACAATCGAGGCCACAGACCCTGCGCTCGTGGGACCCAAAATGGTTCACGTCGATTGGCTTCGGCGCTGGGGCGCACCCGTACCTGAAGCGTTCTGTATCACTACGGGGGCCTTTAAGATATTTCTCGACCACAACGCTTTGGCACCATCACTGGCTGCTGCCGAATCAAGCTGGGCGGACGGTAACGATACCGACCTTAAACAGGCGAGCCTGCTCTGCCGTCAGAAATTGTTAGCCGCCGCCATGCCGAGCAACATAGAGCAATCACTCAATAGTGCCTACCGTGCCTTGGCCGGTACTGAAGACGATGCTGAGCTGCCAGTTGCGGTGCGCAGCTCTGCCAGTGGTGAGGACTCAAAAGAGGCCAGCTTTGCGGGTCAGTATGAATCTTTTCTCAACATCCAAGGCCCGGGGCCATTGGTTAACGCGGTACGCCAAGTGTGGGCGTCGCTGTTTTCAGAACGCGCTATGCGTTACCGGCGTCGTAGCGGAACTCCTTTCGGCGAGACCCCTATGGCCGTTATTGTCATGTCGATGGTGCCTGCCCATTGCGCTGGCGTCGCATTTTCTGCCGACCCGGTAACTGGCAAACAGGATCGAATCATCATCGAGGGTTGCTGGGGCTACGGCGAAGCCGTTGTTCAGGGTGTCACCGTACCAGACAGGATTGCAGTTGATAAGGAAGATCAGCGGATTCTGGACTACAGGATCGGTTCAAAACAGATCCACAGCGCAATCGATCCTTCTACAGGAACCGTTGGTGAATTCAAGACTGACCCTGAACGACAGACTGAACCGTGCCTGACCTCCGCTGAAGTCATTCAAATCGCCACGGAAGTCTCCCGGCTTGAACGACAGATCGGGACACCTGTCGATACCGAGTGGGTATTGACCAACGCGGGGCAGCTTTTTTTCGTTCAACTGAGACCTATTACATCCTTGCCTGATCCGGCTCCACAATCTACTGTTTCAACGCTGCGCGCTGCAGGCCGCTGGCGCCGAGACCGCAACAACAAATAG
- the hpaR gene encoding homoprotocatechuate degradation operon regulator HpaR — MNNSDSKRPPPAVPDKGVFSHGLNDFSHTLPIRLLRARHAAVSQFQPIFRKYNVTEQQWRVLRMVTSAGDMTAGELSQAIFISMPSLSRIMQSLEARNLIRRRANEDDLRQTMVSSTLAAQAMVAEAAIWSDTRYSDIAQWFGKERLEQLQTLLDDLVQTLDQHQ; from the coding sequence ATGAATAACAGCGACTCCAAGCGTCCGCCGCCAGCCGTTCCCGACAAAGGCGTATTCTCTCACGGCCTGAACGACTTTTCCCACACACTACCCATCAGGCTGCTGCGGGCACGGCACGCAGCCGTCAGCCAGTTTCAGCCGATCTTCCGCAAATACAACGTCACCGAACAGCAATGGCGAGTACTGCGCATGGTGACATCGGCGGGCGATATGACAGCGGGTGAACTGTCCCAGGCAATTTTCATCAGCATGCCCAGCCTGTCACGAATCATGCAGTCCCTGGAGGCGCGCAACCTCATTCGCCGCCGCGCCAATGAAGATGACCTCAGACAAACGATGGTGTCTTCCACCTTGGCTGCCCAGGCGATGGTCGCCGAGGCGGCCATCTGGTCGGATACGCGCTACAGCGACATTGCCCAATGGTTCGGCAAGGAGCGCCTGGAACAACTTCAAACACTGCTGGATGACCTGGTTCAGACTCTCGACCAGCATCAGTAG
- a CDS encoding fumarylacetoacetate hydrolase family protein, whose translation MKLASFLTENRRAYGIVTDSGVIDLSRLSETPDNLCSALTDPGPQQLAALGAELAPDFALNEISYAPPITDPQKIICIGVNYVNRNEEYDDTALPPYPSVFLRTPGSLVGHLQPIVRPPESEQFDYEGEIAIVIGKPGRRIAQDDAEAHIAGLTVLQEGSVRDWMRHGKFNVTQGKNFDRSGAVGPWLVTADEFDNYDNLTVTTRVNGEQRQHDTTANLLFSFSYLISYLSTFMGLQTGDIISTGTPTGAGARFDPPRFLVAGDEVQVEVPGVGLLRNTVVDE comes from the coding sequence ATGAAACTAGCTTCTTTTCTCACAGAGAACCGGCGAGCCTATGGCATCGTGACCGACAGCGGTGTGATTGATCTCAGTCGGCTGTCTGAAACACCGGATAACCTGTGTTCTGCCCTCACTGACCCGGGCCCACAACAACTGGCTGCGCTGGGTGCTGAACTCGCACCGGATTTTGCGCTGAACGAGATCAGTTATGCACCGCCGATCACCGACCCGCAAAAAATCATCTGCATCGGCGTGAATTACGTCAATCGCAATGAAGAGTACGACGACACGGCCCTGCCTCCCTACCCCAGTGTATTCCTGCGCACGCCTGGTTCACTGGTGGGACACCTGCAACCGATCGTCCGACCACCGGAATCCGAGCAGTTCGACTACGAGGGCGAGATCGCGATCGTCATCGGCAAGCCTGGCCGACGGATTGCCCAGGACGATGCCGAAGCACACATTGCCGGGCTGACCGTACTTCAGGAAGGCAGCGTCCGGGACTGGATGCGGCACGGCAAATTCAACGTGACCCAGGGCAAGAATTTCGACCGATCCGGCGCTGTCGGACCCTGGCTAGTGACCGCAGATGAATTCGACAACTATGACAATCTGACCGTGACCACCCGGGTCAATGGTGAACAGCGCCAGCACGACACAACCGCCAATCTGCTGTTTTCATTTTCGTATCTGATCAGCTATCTATCTACCTTCATGGGTCTTCAAACCGGCGATATCATTTCAACCGGTACGCCGACGGGTGCTGGTGCCCGATTCGATCCACCCCGTTTTCTGGTAGCCGGCGATGAGGTTCAAGTCGAGGTGCCCGGTGTAGGACTGCTGCGTAACACGGTCGTCGATGAATAA